From one Solanum lycopersicum chromosome 12, SLM_r2.1 genomic stretch:
- the LOC101252859 gene encoding chitinase-like protein 1 encodes MSALKMKVLGFMVIMLSISAIAKGDENENENESSSKPPILVKMVKGKKMCVKDWECNVLSRFCCNLTISDFFETYQFENLFSKRNSPVAHSAGFWDYKSFIIASALFQPLGFGTTGGKFMQMKEIAAFLGHVGSKTSCGYGVATGGPLAWGLCYNKELSPSQDYCDDYFKLTYPCSPGVEYYGRGALPIYWNYNYGKIGEALKVDLLNHPEYIEQNATLAFQAAMWQWMNPVKKGQPSAHDAFVGNWKPTKNDTLSKRVPGFGTTMNILYGDNVCNQGDIDSMNNIISHYLYYLDLMGIGREEAGPHELLTCAEQKPFNPSSSPAASS; translated from the exons ATGTCAGCTTTAAAGATGAAAGTGTTAGGATTTATGGTAATAATGCTTTCAATTTCTGCAATTGCAAAAGgggatgaaaatgaaaatgaaaatgaatcaTCATCTAAGCCACCAATATTAGTGAAAATggtaaagggtaaaaaaatGTGTGTTAAAGATTGGGAATGTAATGTATTGTCAAGATTTTGTTGTAATTTGAcaatttctgatttttttgaaacttatcAGTTTGAGAATTTGTTTTCAAAGAGGAATTCACCTGTAGCTCATTCTGCTGGTTTTTGGGATTATAAATCTTTTATAATTGCTTCAGCTCTTTTTCAACCTCTTGGTTTTGGTACTACTGGTGGTAAATTTATGCAGATGAAAGAAATTGctgcttttcttggtcatgttGGTAGCAAAACTTCTT GTGGTTACGGAGTTGCCACCGGTGGACCATTGGCTTGGGGCCTTTGCTATAACAAGGAATTGAGTCCTAGCCAAGATTACTGTGATGACTACTTCAAATTAACTTACCCGTGCTCTCCCGGAGTCGAATATTATGGTCGTGGTGCCTTGCCTATCTACTG GAACTACAACTACGGAAAAATAGGCGAAGCATTGAAGGTAGATCTGTTGAATCATCCCGAATACATTGAACAAAACGCAACCTTGGCATTCCAAGCTGCAATGTGGCAGTGGATGAACCCAGTAAAAAAGGGACAGCCTTCAGCTCACGATGCCTTCGTTGGCAACTGGAAGCCAACAAAGAATGATACTTTGTCTAAACGAGTCCCCGGTTTTGGCACCACCATGAACATCCTCTATGGTGACAATGTCTGTAACCAAGGTGATATTGACTCCATGAACAACATCATCTCACACTAcctctattacctcgacttgATGGGCATTGGTCGGGAGGAGGCAGGGCCTCACGAACTACTCACCTGCGCGGAACAAAAACCTTTCAATCCATCTTCCTCCCCTGCTGCTTCTTCTTGA
- the LOC101252374 gene encoding PTI1-like tyrosine-protein kinase 1 isoform X1, producing MAMDGNYHRQGLVAHAPPPGYFSRLENRRAEDDLYLRKRVRMRRWLCCTCQVEESYPSHETEHLKHPASHADGYQKGSRVSDPIRAEADKAVPTIEVPALSLDELKQETDNFGSKALIGEGSYGRVYYANLSNGKAVAVKKLDVSSEPETNVDFLNQVARVSRLKHDNLVELLGYCVEGNIRVLAYEFATMGSLHDILHGRKGVQGAQPGPTLEWVQRVRIAVDAARGLEYLHEKVQPSVIHRDIRSSNVLLFEDYKAKIADFNLSNQAPDMAARLHSTRVLGTFGYHAPEYAMTGQLTQKSDVYSFGVVLLELLTGRKPVDHTMPRGQQSLVTWATPRLSEDKVQQCVDPKLKGCPPKAVAKMAAVAALCVQYEAEFRPNMSIVVKALQPLLRAPAAPAPEI from the exons ATGGCTATGGATGGCAATTATCACAGGCAAGGGCTAGTG GCACATGCTCCTCCTCCTGGTTACTTTTCACGCTTGGAGAACCGAAGGGCTGAAGACGATCTTTATTTGAGAAAGAGAGTAAGGATGAGAAGGTGGCTGTGTTGTACCTGTCAAGTAGAGGAGTCCTACCCATCACATGAAACCGAGCACCTGAAACACCCTGCAAGTCATGCTGATG GATATCAGAAAGGGTCAAGAGTATCAGATCCTATCAGGGCTGAAGCGGATAAAGCAGTGCCAACTATAGAGGTCCCTGCGTTGTCTTTGGATGAACTGAAACAGGAAACTGACAATTTTGGATCGAAAGCATTAATTGGTGAAGGATCTTATGGGAGAGTATACTATGCTAATCTAAGCAATGGCAAGGCTGTTGCTGTGAAAAAGCTTGATGTTTCATCCGAGCCTGAGACTAATGTTGACTTCTTGAATCAG GTTGCTAGAGTTTCAAGATTGAAGCATGACAATCTTGTTGAGTTGCTTGGCTACTGTGTTGAAGGAAACATTCGTGTATTAGCTTATGAGTTTGCAACGATGGGGTCCTTGCATGATATTTTGCAcg GAAGGAAAGGAGTACAAGGGGCACAGCCTGGCCCAACACTTGAGTGGGTGCAGCGGGTAAGGATTGCTGTTGATGCTGCTAGGGGTCTTGAGTATTTGCATGAGAAGGTCCAACCTTCAGTAATACACAGGGATATCAGATCAAGCAATGTCCTCCTCTTTGAAGACTACAAAGCAAAGATTGCAGATTTTAACTTGTCAAATCAGGCTCCTGACATGGCTGCTCGCCTTCATTCTACTCGAGTTTTAGGAACATTTGGCTATCATGCACCAGA ATACGCTATGACTGGACAACTGACACAGAAGAGTGATGTGTATAGCTTTGGAGTGGTCTTGCTTGAACTTTTGACCGGAAGAAAGCCTGTAGATCATACAATGCCTCGAGGACAGCAGAGCCTGGTTACTTGG GCTACCCCGAGACTGAGTGAAGATAAAGTGCAGCAATGTGTTGATCCAAAGTTGAAAGGATGTCCTCCGAAAGCAGTGGCTAAG ATGGCAGCCGTGGCAGCACTGTGCGTGCAATATGAAGCTGAATTCCGTCCAAACATGAGTATTGTTGTCAAAGCTCTTCAACCACTTCTGAGGGCTCCTGCTGCACCTGCTCCAGAAATATAG
- the LOC101252374 gene encoding PTI1-like tyrosine-protein kinase 3 isoform X2: protein MRRWLCCTCQVEESYPSHETEHLKHPASHADGYQKGSRVSDPIRAEADKAVPTIEVPALSLDELKQETDNFGSKALIGEGSYGRVYYANLSNGKAVAVKKLDVSSEPETNVDFLNQVARVSRLKHDNLVELLGYCVEGNIRVLAYEFATMGSLHDILHGRKGVQGAQPGPTLEWVQRVRIAVDAARGLEYLHEKVQPSVIHRDIRSSNVLLFEDYKAKIADFNLSNQAPDMAARLHSTRVLGTFGYHAPEYAMTGQLTQKSDVYSFGVVLLELLTGRKPVDHTMPRGQQSLVTWATPRLSEDKVQQCVDPKLKGCPPKAVAKMAAVAALCVQYEAEFRPNMSIVVKALQPLLRAPAAPAPEI from the exons ATGAGAAGGTGGCTGTGTTGTACCTGTCAAGTAGAGGAGTCCTACCCATCACATGAAACCGAGCACCTGAAACACCCTGCAAGTCATGCTGATG GATATCAGAAAGGGTCAAGAGTATCAGATCCTATCAGGGCTGAAGCGGATAAAGCAGTGCCAACTATAGAGGTCCCTGCGTTGTCTTTGGATGAACTGAAACAGGAAACTGACAATTTTGGATCGAAAGCATTAATTGGTGAAGGATCTTATGGGAGAGTATACTATGCTAATCTAAGCAATGGCAAGGCTGTTGCTGTGAAAAAGCTTGATGTTTCATCCGAGCCTGAGACTAATGTTGACTTCTTGAATCAG GTTGCTAGAGTTTCAAGATTGAAGCATGACAATCTTGTTGAGTTGCTTGGCTACTGTGTTGAAGGAAACATTCGTGTATTAGCTTATGAGTTTGCAACGATGGGGTCCTTGCATGATATTTTGCAcg GAAGGAAAGGAGTACAAGGGGCACAGCCTGGCCCAACACTTGAGTGGGTGCAGCGGGTAAGGATTGCTGTTGATGCTGCTAGGGGTCTTGAGTATTTGCATGAGAAGGTCCAACCTTCAGTAATACACAGGGATATCAGATCAAGCAATGTCCTCCTCTTTGAAGACTACAAAGCAAAGATTGCAGATTTTAACTTGTCAAATCAGGCTCCTGACATGGCTGCTCGCCTTCATTCTACTCGAGTTTTAGGAACATTTGGCTATCATGCACCAGA ATACGCTATGACTGGACAACTGACACAGAAGAGTGATGTGTATAGCTTTGGAGTGGTCTTGCTTGAACTTTTGACCGGAAGAAAGCCTGTAGATCATACAATGCCTCGAGGACAGCAGAGCCTGGTTACTTGG GCTACCCCGAGACTGAGTGAAGATAAAGTGCAGCAATGTGTTGATCCAAAGTTGAAAGGATGTCCTCCGAAAGCAGTGGCTAAG ATGGCAGCCGTGGCAGCACTGTGCGTGCAATATGAAGCTGAATTCCGTCCAAACATGAGTATTGTTGTCAAAGCTCTTCAACCACTTCTGAGGGCTCCTGCTGCACCTGCTCCAGAAATATAG